A region of Haliotis asinina isolate JCU_RB_2024 chromosome 9, JCU_Hal_asi_v2, whole genome shotgun sequence DNA encodes the following proteins:
- the LOC137297264 gene encoding protein jagged-1-like translates to MPYICGSPDRTKDTRHQMAPRIPGGYTQRVKTDGKLDIRFIRYSSHGRTLSGDCCDGFFHGCPDKCDPMFVLCISRSVGGNLCSLYVYTTDYMDNHNEINFRSSFQGTPNPFVIDVLSAVPSSIKIQVEVYDHDGRYSPDHVDTLSKSINIQAAATEQMAVYTSYTLRRRTELEIAVRAYCDSDWYGSSCEKYCKATTDHGHYRCHLQTGAKVCLEGWKGEKCDQDIDECTEINNTCQNGGTCRNSLGSFQCICMEGVKGRRCENIINQCVREPCLNGGTCDGNETAFNCACSVEWTGETCAEKINFCDSAPCDRGNCTQDFLAATMFKCSCDFGWVGERCSLHVDIVNITLLGEIDHTNRDDLADGLNRLITKLGGIPGKVDVKFMTNSHRENNFTSTYVQLYCVVENGSLKENALVEIFESNPQEVINEYLPLPLYPPRDEEEEKATVKLTPPLSRVVNKCL, encoded by the exons atgccttacATCTGTGGATCTCCAGATcgcaccaaggataccaggcACCAgatggcaccaaggataccaggtGGATATACTCAA CGTGTGAAGACTGATGGTAAACTGGACATTCGATTCATCAGATACTCATCACATGGCAGAACACTCAGCGGGGACTGCTGCGATGGGTTCTTCCATGGGTGCCCTGATAAATGTGATCCAATGTTTGTTCTGTGTATCTCCAG ATCTGTCGGAGGAAACCTGTGCTCTCTTTATGTGTACACCACAGACTATATGGACAACCATAATGAAATCAACTTTAGAAGCAGCTTTCAAGGAACACCGAATCCTTTCGTCATAGATGTGCTCAGTGCAGTGCCG TCCTCAATAAAGATACAAGTGGAGGTATATGACCATGATGGCAGATACAGTCCTGACCACGTGGACACACTCTCTAAGTCGATCAACATCCAAGCCGCTGCTACAGAACAAATGGCTGTGTACACCTCTTACACACTGAGGAGAAGGACAGA GTTAGAGATCGCTGTCCGTGCCTACTGCGACTCGGACTGGTACGGGTCATCGTGTGAGAAATATTGCAAGGCCACAACTGATCATGGTCACTACAGATGTCACCTACAAACAGGTGCGAAAGTGTGCCTCGAAG gATGGAAGGGTGAAAAATGCGATCAGGACATAGATGAATGCACAGAAATTAACAACACATGTCAAAATGGCGGAACTTGTAGAAATTCACTCGGAAGTTTCCAGTGCATTTGTATGGAAGGGGTCAAAG GAAGGAGATGTGAAAACATCATCAATCAGTGTGTACGCGAGCCATGTCTGAACGGAGGGACATGTGACGGAAATGAAACAGCCTTCAACTGTGCATGCTCTGTGGAGTGGACTGGAGAGACATGCGCAGAAAAGATTAATTTCTGTGACAGCGCCCCCTGTGACAGAGGGAACTGTACTCAAGACTTCCTGGCGGCAACAATGTTCAAGTGCAGCTGTGACTTTGGATGGGTAGGGGAAAGATGCAGCCTCCATGTTG ATATTGTCAATATCACGCTCCTCGGTGAGATCGATCATACAAATCGAGATGACCTGGCTGATGGCTTGAACAGACTCATCACCAAACTCGGAGGAATTCCAGGAAAGGTGGATGTCAAGTTTATGACAAATTCACATAGAGAAAACAA ttttactTCAACGTACGTACAACTCTACTGTGTTGTTGAGAACGGCTCCCTTAAAGAGAATGCTTTAGTGGAGATCTTCGAATCCAATCCGCAAGAAGTTATCAATGAATATCTGCCGCTTCCTTTGTACCCTCCCCGAGATGAAGAAGAAGAGAAGGCAACCGTAAAGTTGACGCCCCCGTTGTCAAGGGTTGTGAATAAATGTTTATAA